In Mycoplasma sp. OR1901, the genomic window CGAAACAGTATCACCTTTTTGAATGTTTTGTTTAATTAATTCGTCTCAAACACCTATTTTTTTCAAGATGTTATTAAATCTAACTAAGTTATCATATGTATTAATTGGTGTTCTATGATATAACTCTTCAACCTTTTTACCACTAACATCAAAGTAACCTCTGTGTTGTTGTTTAACGATAAAGTCTGGTTCGAATTCAATTACTTTAACTTCTTCTTCGTCTTCTTCCTCTATAGTTGAATAATCGAAGTTTTTAATTAAATCTCATAATTTCCCTTTAAGCTCATTTAGATTTTCTCTAAAAATAGCTGAAATTTTAATGATTGGGATTGATGGATATTTTTCTTTGAATTTACTTATATTTTCTTCGAAGTTAGGTAAGTCGCTTTTGTTGGCAACAATTAATTGTGCTTTGTTTTCTAATTTTAAGTTATATGAACTTAATTCGTTATTTATTACTTCGTAGTCTTCAATTGGGTTTTTTTCTTCTGAACCAAAATCTATAATGTGAGCAATAACTTTACAACGTTCAATATGTTTAAGGAATTGAGTTCCTAAACCTTTACCTAGTGATGCACCTTTGATAAGACCAGGTAAATCAGCTACAGTATATGAATTTTCAAAATATTCTACCATACCTAATTGTGGCACTAATGTTGTGAATTCATATTCAGCTGCTTTTGCTTTTGCGTTAGATATAGCACTTAATAATGTTGATTTTCCTGCTGAAGGTTTACCAACAATACCAACGTCTGATAATATTTTTAAAACAATTTTAGCTTCAAAACTTTCACCAGGCATACCGTTTTCACTAATTCTTGGAGCGGTATTTTTTGGTGTTTTAAATTTATTATTACCACGACCACCTTTACCACCTGAAGCAATTAAATATGGTGTATCAGCTTCAATGATATCAGCTATTTGTTTATCGTTCTTGTAAACTAATGTACCTACAGGAACTTTGATATATGTATCCTTAGCATTTGCACCATAAAGGTTTTTAGGACCACCTTTGACACCATCATCCGCTTGAATGATTTTGTTACTATAAAAACTTAAAAGTGTATTTTTTCCAAGGTCTCCAACAAAGTAAATGTGACCACCACGACCACCATCACCTCCATCAGGACCACCTCTATCAACATGGGCTTCACGACGGAATGAAATCATACCATCACCACCTTTACCAGCTTTTAGTTTTACTGTAACTTCATCGATAAATTTTGCCATTTTTTACCTCCTATTTTTATTTTTTAATTAATTATTATTAGAAATTTATTTTTCTATTAAGAATTGTTTTTTTATATAAAAAACAATTGTATTAATTATATCATATTTATAAAAATGAATTTCAAACCTTAATTTATAAAAAGTTATTTTTTATCCCTTTTTAATTCATAAATCATATCTCTAAGTTCAATGGCTTTTTCATAATCTCTTTGTTTCGATGCTTCTTCCATTTTTTTAGTTAATTCTTGAATTATATCTACTATTTCTTTTTTCTTAAATTTAGCTTTTTTATTTAAAATTAATTGTAAAGAATTAGAAGTTCCATCTCCATAAATAGATTCAGGTATATCCTTTAAAATAGTTTTAGGAATTATGTTGTGTTTTTTGTTATATTCCTCTTGTATTGTTCTTTTTTCGATATTATCTTTAATACATTCTTCCATGGCTTGTGATATTTTATCTGCATAAAATACGGCTTCACCATTTGCATTTCTTGATGCTCTACCAACTATCTGTTTTAAACTAGTAGCACTACGCATAAAACCTTGTGCATCGGCCTCTAAAATTAATACCTTAGTTAATTCAGGAATATCAATACCTTCTCTAAGTAAATTTATACCAACAATAGTTTCGTAGTCTCCAAGTCTAAATTTTCTTATAATTTCATTCCTTTCAAAAGTGTTATGTTCTGAATGCACATATCAACTTTTTATGCCTAAATTAATTAGGTATTCGTTTAATTTTTCAGCACTTTCTTTAGATGTTGTTAAAACGATACTTCTACCATTATTATCTCTTTCTTTAACGATTGTGTCATATATATCATCAATTTGATTAAGTGTTGGTTTAATAGTAATTTTAGGGTCCAATAAACCCGTAGGTCTAACGTACATTTTAGCAACATTATCTTTTGAAATGTTCATTTCATATTCGGATGGAGTAGCTGAAATAAATATTTTAGTAAAATCAAAATTTTCAACAACTTCATCATAACTAAGTGGTCTATTCTCTTTTGCGGAAGGTAATCTAAACCCATAGTTAACTAAATTATCTTTTCTTGCTTGATCACTTTTATGCATACCACCCATTTGAGGTACTGTAAGGTGTGATTCATCAATAACCATTAGCGAATCTTTTGGTAAGTAGTCTAATAAGGTGTATGGTCTTTGACCAATCTCCCTACCATCTAGGTACATTGAATAATTTTCAATTCCCTTACACATACCAAATTCTTCCATTTCGTCTATATCTGAATTTATTCTTTGACTCAATCTTTGAGCTTCTAGAATTTTATTATTATCATTGAAATACTTTAATTGTTGTTGTAATTCTTTTTTAATTTTAGGAATTATTATATCGTAGACATTATTATCAACGGCATATTCATCACCAGGAGATAAAATGTATGAAACGTGTTTCTTTATAAGGTTTTTATTAAGAGGATCAATGTTAGCTATCTCTTCAATTTCATCGCCAAAGAATGAAACTCTTAATGCTTCATTTTCTTTATCAGATGGATAAATAAACACACTATCACCTTTAACTGCAAAATCCCCATTAGAAGGAGCTACATCATTTCTATTATATTTAACTCTAGTTAAATCACGTATAAATGTTTGCAATTCAATGTTTTGACCTCTAAAAAATCTATAAAAACTCTTTTTATAAATTTCTGGATTTAAAGCACCGTATATAGCACTAACACTAGCCACAACAATTACATCTTTTCTATTTAAAAGTGAGTTAATTGTACTTAAACGCATTATTTCTATTTGTTCATTTGTTTGCGATTCTTTTTCTATATATGTGTCTGTGTCTGGTTTGTAAGCTTCCGGTCTAAAATAATCAAAGTATGAAATATAGTATTCTACAGCATTATTTGGAAAGAATGACTTTAATTCCGAATACAACTGACTTGCTAAGGTCTTGTTATGTGATATTACAATGACAGGTTTATTTACTTTTTTTATTACGTTTGCTATTGTGAATGTTTTTCCTGAACCTGTAACACCGTTTAAAACTATATTTTTTTCATTTTTTTCTATTTTATCAACTATAAATTCAATAGCTTCTGGTTGGCTACCGGAAGGTTTCATGTTAGTTTCTAATTCAAATTTACTCATATGCTAATTATATATAAAAAAACGAACAAAAAGTTCGCTTTTAGTTCTATTTTAAAAGTTTTGCCGCATTTTTATCAACTATTACAGTAACATCTTTGTGTGTTTGTAAAAAGCTTGCAGGAACATCTTCGGTAACTGGACCTTGAATCATTTTAAATATAGCGTCAGCTTTATGTTCACCATCGGCTAATAAAATAATTTTTTTAGATTCTAAAATTGTTCCTATTCCCATTGAAATAGCAGTTTTTGGAACATCTTCTTTTTTCTCGAAATATACTTGGTTTGATTCGATTGTGCTTTGTGTTAAACTAACTTCACGTGTACGGTCTGTTATTTTTGAGCCTGGTTCATTGAAAGCTATATGTCCGTTTGTACCAATACCTAAGATTGTAAAGTCGATTCCACCTTTTTCTTTTATTAGTTGCTCGTATTTTTCAGCGTTTTCAACGATATTACCATTACCTATAGGTAAATTAATATTTTCTTTTTTAATGTTAATGTGATCAAATAAAACATCATGCATAAAGTAGTAGTATGAACATTCGTTTTCACGTGAAAT contains:
- the obgE gene encoding GTPase ObgE gives rise to the protein MAKFIDEVTVKLKAGKGGDGMISFRREAHVDRGGPDGGDGGRGGHIYFVGDLGKNTLLSFYSNKIIQADDGVKGGPKNLYGANAKDTYIKVPVGTLVYKNDKQIADIIEADTPYLIASGGKGGRGNNKFKTPKNTAPRISENGMPGESFEAKIVLKILSDVGIVGKPSAGKSTLLSAISNAKAKAAEYEFTTLVPQLGMVEYFENSYTVADLPGLIKGASLGKGLGTQFLKHIERCKVIAHIIDFGSEEKNPIEDYEVINNELSSYNLKLENKAQLIVANKSDLPNFEENISKFKEKYPSIPIIKISAIFRENLNELKGKLWDLIKNFDYSTIEEEDEEEVKVIEFEPDFIVKQQHRGYFDVSGKKVEELYHRTPINTYDNLVRFNNILKKIGVWDELIKQNIQKGDTVSIFGFEFEWDDEE
- the uvrB gene encoding excinuclease ABC subunit UvrB; this encodes MSKFELETNMKPSGSQPEAIEFIVDKIEKNEKNIVLNGVTGSGKTFTIANVIKKVNKPVIVISHNKTLASQLYSELKSFFPNNAVEYYISYFDYFRPEAYKPDTDTYIEKESQTNEQIEIMRLSTINSLLNRKDVIVVASVSAIYGALNPEIYKKSFYRFFRGQNIELQTFIRDLTRVKYNRNDVAPSNGDFAVKGDSVFIYPSDKENEALRVSFFGDEIEEIANIDPLNKNLIKKHVSYILSPGDEYAVDNNVYDIIIPKIKKELQQQLKYFNDNNKILEAQRLSQRINSDIDEMEEFGMCKGIENYSMYLDGREIGQRPYTLLDYLPKDSLMVIDESHLTVPQMGGMHKSDQARKDNLVNYGFRLPSAKENRPLSYDEVVENFDFTKIFISATPSEYEMNISKDNVAKMYVRPTGLLDPKITIKPTLNQIDDIYDTIVKERDNNGRSIVLTTSKESAEKLNEYLINLGIKSWYVHSEHNTFERNEIIRKFRLGDYETIVGINLLREGIDIPELTKVLILEADAQGFMRSATSLKQIVGRASRNANGEAVFYADKISQAMEECIKDNIEKRTIQEEYNKKHNIIPKTILKDIPESIYGDGTSNSLQLILNKKAKFKKKEIVDIIQELTKKMEEASKQRDYEKAIELRDMIYELKRDKK
- the nagB gene encoding glucosamine-6-phosphate deaminase, producing MKVIIKENATEVAYEAAKIIKEQINNKKDTNLCFATGNSPIATYKNLIEYYKKGELDFSELTSFNLDEYVGISRENECSYYYFMHDVLFDHINIKKENINLPIGNGNIVENAEKYEQLIKEKGGIDFTILGIGTNGHIAFNEPGSKITDRTREVSLTQSTIESNQVYFEKKEDVPKTAISMGIGTILESKKIILLADGEHKADAIFKMIQGPVTEDVPASFLQTHKDVTVIVDKNAAKLLK